The genomic region ACCGCCCGTCCCGAGGACGTGGGCATTCCCCAGAGCCGCCCGCCGAGCCGCGCTCGCAAGGCGACGGCGTTCATCGCCAACCTCGTCGTGGCCGCCGTGCTCGTGGTGGGCTTCGCCGCCGTGGGCCGCGTCTACCTGCGCGAGGGCCGGGTGGACCTGTCGGTGCTCTCACCCGAGCAACTGCGCGCGCTCGTCATCCCCGCGCCCCGGCCGCTGGTGGCCGTGGACGTGAGCAATGCCCTCTACGAGACGAAGTCGGGCCGGCCGCTGTTCTTCGTCCGGGGCGAGGCGGAGAACCGCACCGGCTCCGCCACCCGCATCCGCGTGCGCGCCGCGCTGTATGACGGCGACCAGCGGGTGCGCTCCGCCGAGGCGCTCGTGGGCGCGGTGCCCACGCCCGAGGACCTGTACGCCGTGGGCAACTCGGAGTCGGCTGCGGCCCTGAGCCAGCGCCTGGACGCGGCGGCTGTCTCCGTGGCGCCCGGCGCGAAGGCGCCCTTCCTCGTCATGTTCCACGAGTACCCGGCGGACCTCGGCGGCTTCCGGCTGGAGGTGACGCTGGAGCCGGTGGCCCCCGCGACGGCGGAGGCCGGCAAGCGCACGGAGTAAGCCGCCATGTCCACCCTGGAGGAGGCCCGCAACGTCGCCCGCTTCATCCACGCCCTGAGCGGAGGCGCCGAGGTGCGCCGCAAGGCCGCCGCGCGCGAGCTGTCCCGGAGAGATCCGCTCGACACCAACGAGCTGGTCGGCGTGCTCATCTCCCTGTCCCGCCAGGGCTGGGGGCCCGCCACCTGTGTGCTGACCGACTTCATGGCCGCCCTGGAGCAGGAGGCCGAGCACATCCCCCACGTGGACGTGCTGCGCCGGCTGGCGCACGTGCAGTCGCTCGACACGGTGGCGGACCTGTTCGCCCAGGGCCCGGCGAAGAAGGAGATGGACGCGGATGCCGCCGCCCGCGCGGACGCCAACGCCTTCTCCCAGTCGCTCGGGCACCTCAAGCAGCAGGCGCGCCTCACCCGGGATCCGGACACCCTGTCCCGCCTGGCCACCGTCAGCAACCCGACGGTCCTTCGCAACGTGCTCATCAACCCCCGGCTCACCGAGGACCTGGTGGTGCGCATCGCCGCCCGGCGCCCGGCCCGCCCCGAGCCGCTCATCGAAATCTGGAAGTCACCGCGCTGGTCCGTGCGCCATGCCGTGCGCCGGGCGCTCGCCTTCAATCCGTACCTGCCGCCGGAGATTGGCGCGAAGATCGTCCCGCTGCTCAACACCGCGGACCTGCGAGAGCTGGTGGCCAGCACGAGCCTGCACTCCGCCCTGCGAGAGCAGGCCACCCGGCTGCTCGCCGAGGGAGTCGATGCCGTACGACAGGCGGTGACCCACGCGGTTCCAGCGCGGCGTCCCGACGGGCCGCACGGGCTGGACTGAGCAGGGAAGGGAAGCGGGCTAGCGGCGGCGCGGGCGCTCGGAGTCGCTGAACTCGGCGTCCGTGCTGCCCCGGCGCGTGGTGGTGAGCGACTTCGAGTCCACGTCTACCAGGTCCTCGCCCTTCGAGGCCTTCTTGAACGAGTACACGAACTTGCCCACGGCGTTGCCGAGCTGACCCATGCGGGCGGCCGAGAAGACCACCAACAGGATGAAGCCGAGGACGATGATTTCTCCGAGGCCGAGGCCCAGCATGGTGCGGGCACAGTGCAGCAAAGCGCCGGGGGAGGCAAGCCGCGCGTCCACCTGTGGACGCGGCCGCTCGCACCGTTGCTGCACGGCGGGCCCGGCCGTCGCAGACTGGGGGCCCATGCTCCTGCTTGCCCACCGCGGTGCCAGCGCCGATGCCCCCGAGAACACCCTGGAAGCCTTCGCCGAGGCCGCCCGTCAGGGCGCGGACGGCGTGGAGCTGGACGCCATGGTGTGCGGCTCCGGCGAGGTCGTCGTGTGCCACGACGAGCAGCTCGACAGGCTCGCGCGCCTGCCCTGGGAGGTGCGCCTCACGCCGTGGTGGAAGCTCCAGCGCGCCGACGTGGGCTCGGCGCTCGGCTTCGCTCCGGCCCGAATCCCCCGGCTGGAGGAGGTGCTGGAGGCGCTGCCCGCGCACTTCCTCATCAACATCGAGCTGAAGTGCGACCGCTTCGAGGACGGCGGCCTCGCGCAGAAGGTGGCGGACCTGGTCCGCCGGCGTGGGCTGGCCGAGCGCGTGGTCCTCTCCAGCTTCAACCCGCTGTGCCTCTTCCGCCTCGTCGCCGTCGCGCCGGAGCTGCGCCGGGGCTTCCTCATCGACCCGGACAAGCCCTGGGCCGTGCAGGCCTACGGGGTGAGCCCGCTGGTGTCCTCACACTCGGTCCACCCCTTCCACGAGGCGTGCACCCACGAGCGCGTGGCCGCGTGGCGCGCCGCCGGCCTGAGGGTGGCCGCG from Pyxidicoccus trucidator harbors:
- a CDS encoding twin-arginine translocase TatA/TatE family subunit, which encodes MGPQSATAGPAVQQRCERPRPQVDARLASPGALLHCARTMLGLGLGEIIVLGFILLVVFSAARMGQLGNAVGKFVYSFKKASKGEDLVDVDSKSLTTTRRGSTDAEFSDSERPRRR
- a CDS encoding glycerophosphodiester phosphodiesterase, with product MLLLAHRGASADAPENTLEAFAEAARQGADGVELDAMVCGSGEVVVCHDEQLDRLARLPWEVRLTPWWKLQRADVGSALGFAPARIPRLEEVLEALPAHFLINIELKCDRFEDGGLAQKVADLVRRRGLAERVVLSSFNPLCLFRLVAVAPELRRGFLIDPDKPWAVQAYGVSPLVSSHSVHPFHEACTHERVAAWRAAGLRVAAWTVDDAARADALERMGVSYLITNRPGAVREALRAAA